One region of Eriocheir sinensis breed Jianghai 21 chromosome 36, ASM2467909v1, whole genome shotgun sequence genomic DNA includes:
- the LOC127007799 gene encoding uncharacterized protein LOC127007799 isoform X21, with protein MVSCEGSFSSVSVTTGSFVLLAGRISFVISVRSVIRGPSPFSVTFLVSTEVSLMVSCEGSFSSVSVTTGSFVLLAGRISFVISVRSVIRGPSPFSVTFLVSTEVSLMVSCEGSFSSASVTTGSFVLLPGRISFVISVRSVIRGPSPFSVTFLVSTEVSLMVSCEGSFSSVSVTTTSFVSLAGRISFVISVRSVIRGSSPFSVTFLVSTEVSLMVSCEGSFSSVSVTTGSFVLLPGRISFVISVRSVIRGPSPFSVTFLVSTEVSLMVSCEGSFSSVSITTGSFVLLAGRISFVISVRSVIRGPSPFSVTFLVSTEVSLMVSCEGSFSSVSVTTGSFVLLAGRISFVISVRSVIRGPSPFSVTFLVSTEVSLMVSCEGSFSSVSVTTGSFVLLAGRISFVISVRSTFRGPSPFAVPFLPSTEISLMVSCGGSFSSFSVTTGSFVLLPGRISFVISVRSVIRGPSPFSVTFLVSTEVSLMVSCEGSFSSVTITTGSFVLLPGRISFVISVRSVIRGSSPFSVAFLPSTDVIGMLSCEGSLSSFSVTKVSFVLLPGRISFVISVRSSFRGPSLFSVAFLPSTDVIIMLSCEGSLSSFSVTKVSFVLLPGRISFVISVRSSFRGPSPFSVGFLPSTDVIGMLSCEGSLSSFSVIKVSFVLLPGRISFVTSVRSTFRDPLPFSVKFLLSTNISFMVSCEGSFSSFSVTRTSFVLLPGRISTVFPVRSTL; from the exons atggtttcctgtgagggtagcttttcttctgtctctgttACTACaggttcattcgttttattggcgggcagaatctcctttgttatctctgttcgttctgttatcagaggtccatcgccattttctgtaacattcttagtttccacagaagtctccttaatggtttcctgtgagggtagcttttcttctgtctctgttACTACaggttcattcgttttattggcgggcagaatctcctttgttatctctgttcgttctgttatcagag gtccatcgccattttctgtaacattcttagtttccacagaagtctccttaatggtttcctgtgagggtagcttttcttctgcctctgttACTACaggttcattcgttttattgccgggcagaatctcctttgttatctctgttcgttctgttatcagaggtccatcgccattttctgtaacattcttagtctccacagaagtctccttaatggtttcctgtgaaggtagtttttcttctgtctctgttactacaacttcattcgtttcattggctggcagaatctcctttgttatctctgttcgttctgttatcagag gttcatcgccattttctgtaacattcttagtttccacagaagtctccttaatggtttcctgtgaag gtagtttttcttctgtctctgttACTACaggttcattcgttttattgccgggcagaatctcctttgttatctctgttcgttctgttatcagaggtccatcgccattttctgtaacattcttagtctccacagaagtctccttaatggtttcctgtgaaggtagtttttcttctgtctctaTTACTACaggttcattcgttttattggcgggcagaatctcctttgttatctctgttcgttctgttatcagaggtccatcgccattttctgtaacattcttagtctccacagaagtctccttaatggtttcctgtgagggtagcttttcttctgtctctgttACTACaggttcattcgttttattggcgggcagaatctcctttgttatctctgttcgttctgttatcagaggtccatcgccattttctgtaacattcttagtctccacagaagtctccttaatggtttcctgtgagggtagcttttcttctgtctctgttACTACaggttcattcgttttattggcgggcagaatctcctttgttatctctgttcgttctacattcagaggtccatcgccatttgcTGTTCCGTTCCTCCCCTCCACAGAaatctccttaatggtttcctgtggaggtagtttttcttctttctctgttactacaggttcattcgttttattgccgggcagaatctcctttgttatctctgttcgttctgttatcagaggtccatcgccattttctgtaacattcttagtctccacagaagtctccttaatggtttcctgtgaaggtagtttttcttctgtcACTATTACTACaggttcattcgttttattgccgggcagaatctcctttgttatctctgttcgttctgttatcagaggttcatcgccattttctgttgcgttcctcccctccacagatgtcatcggaatgctttcctgtgaag gtagtctttcttctttctctgttactaaagtttcattcgttttattgccgggcagaatctcctttgttatctctgttcgttcttctTTCAGAGGTCCATCGCTATTTTCTGTTGCGTTCCTCCCCTCCACAGATGTCATTataatgctttcctgtgaaggtagtctttcttctttctctgttactaaagtttcattcgttttattgccgggcagaatctcctttgttatctctgttcgttcttctttcagaggtccatcgccattttctgtagggttcctcccctccacagatgtcatcggaatgctttcctgtgaaggtagtctttcttctttctctgttattaaagtttcattcgttttattgcctggcagaatctcctttgttacctctgttcgttctactttcaGAGATCCATTGCCCTTTTCTGTAAAATTCTTACTCTCCACAAATATCTCCTtcatggtttcctgtgaaggtagtttttcttctttctctgtaacgagaacttcattcgttttattgccaggCAGAATCTCCACTGTTTTTCctgttcgttctactttatgA
- the LOC127007799 gene encoding uncharacterized protein LOC127007799 isoform X33, whose translation MVSCEGSFSSVSVTTGSFVLLAGRISFVISVRSVIRGPSPFSVTFLVSTEVSLMVSCEGSFSSVSVTTGSFVLLAGRISFVISVRSVIRGPSPFSVTFLVSTEVSLMVSCEGSFSSASVTTGSFVLLPGRISFVISVRSVIRGPSPFSVTFLVSTEVSLMVSCEGSFSSVSVTTTSFVSLAGRISFVISVRSVIRGPSPFSVTFLVSTEVSLMVSCEGSFSSVSVTTGSFVLLPGRISFVISVRSVIRGPSPFSVTFLVSTEVSLMVSCEGSFSSVSVTTGSFVLLPGRISFVISVRSVIRGPSPFSVTFLVSTEVSLMVSCEGSFSSVSITTGSFVLLAGRISFVISVRSVIRGPSPFSVTFLVSTEVSLMVSCEGSFSSVTITTGSFVLLPGRISFVISVRSVIRGSSLFSVAFLPSTDVIGMLSCEGSLSSFSVTKVSFVLLPGRISFVISVRSSFRGPSLFSVAFLPSTDVIIMLSCEGSLSSFSVTKVSFVLLPGRISFVISVRSSFRGPSPFSVGFLPSTDVIGMLSCEGSLSSFSVIKVSFVLLPGRISFVTSVRSTFRDPLPFSVKFLLSTNISFMVSCEGSFSSFSVTRTSFVLLPGRISTVFPVRSTL comes from the exons atggtttcctgtgagggtagcttttcttctgtctctgttACTACaggttcattcgttttattggcgggcagaatctcctttgttatctctgttcgttctgttatcagaggtccatcgccattttctgtaacattcttagtttccacagaagtctccttaatggtttcctgtgagggtagcttttcttctgtctctgttACTACaggttcattcgttttattggcgggcagaatctcctttgttatctctgttcgttctgttatcagag gtccatcgccattttctgtaacattcttagtttccacagaagtctccttaatggtttcctgtgagggtagcttttcttctgcctctgttACTACaggttcattcgttttattgccgggcagaatctcctttgttatctctgttcgttctgttatcagaggtccatcgccattttctgtaacattcttagtctccacagaagtctccttaatggtttcctgtgaaggtagtttttcttctgtctctgttactacaacttcattcgtttcattggctggcagaatctcctttgttatctctgttcgttctgttatcagaggtccatcgccattttctgtaacattcttagtctccacagaagtctccttaatggtttcctgtgagg gtagtttttcttctgtctctgttACTACaggttcattcgttttattgccgggcagaatctcctttgttatctctgttcgttctgttatcagaggtccatcgccattttctgtaacattcttagtctccacagaagtctccttaatggtttcctgtgaaggtagtttttcttctgtctctgttACTACaggttcattcgttttattgccgggcagaatctcctttgttatctctgttcgttctgttatcagaggtccatcgccattttctgtaacattcttagtctccacagaagtctccttaatggtttcctgtgaaggtagtttttcttctgtctctaTTACTACaggttcattcgttttattggcgggcagaatctcctttgttatctctgttcgttctgttatcagaggtccatcgccattttctgtaacattcttagtctccacagaagtctccttaatggtttcctgtgagg gtagtttttcttctgtcACTATTACTACaggttcattcgttttattgccgggcagaatctcctttgttatctctgttcgttctgttatcagag GTTCATCGCTATTTTCTGTTGCGTTCCTcccctccacagatgtcatcggaatgctttcctgtgaaggtagtctttcttctttctctgttactaaagtttcattcgttttattgccgggcagaatctcctttgttatctctgttcgttcttctTTCAGAGGTCCATCGCTATTTTCTGTTGCGTTCCTCCCCTCCACAGATGTCATTataatgctttcctgtgaaggtagtctttcttctttctctgttactaaagtttcattcgttttattgccgggcagaatctcctttgttatctctgttcgttcttctttcagaggtccatcgccattttctgtagggttcctcccctccacagatgtcatcggaatgctttcctgtgaaggtagtctttcttctttctctgttattaaagtttcattcgttttattgcctggcagaatctcctttgttacctctgttcgttctactttcaGAGATCCATTGCCCTTTTCTGTAAAATTCTTACTCTCCACAAATATCTCCTtcatggtttcctgtgaaggtagtttttcttctttctctgtaacgagaacttcattcgttttattgccaggCAGAATCTCCACTGTTTTTCctgttcgttctactttatgA
- the LOC127007799 gene encoding uncharacterized protein LOC127007799 isoform X17 → MVSCEGSFSSVSVTTGSFVLLAGRISFVISVRSVIRGPSPFSVTFLVSTEVSLMVSCEGSFSSASVTTGSFVLLPGRISFVISVRSVIRGPSPFSVTFLVSTEVSLMVSCEGSFSSVSVTTTSFVSLAGRISFVISVRSVIRGPSPFSVTFLVSTEVSLMVSCEGSFSSVSVTTGSFVLLPGRISFVISVRSVIRGPSPFSVTFLVSTEVSLMVSCEGSFSSVSVTTGSFVLLPGRISFVISVRSVIRGPSPFSVTFLVSTEVSLMVSCEGSFSSVSITTGSFVLLAGRISFVISVRSVIRGPSPFSVTFLVSTEVSLMVSCEGSFSSVSVTTGSFVLLAGRISFVISVRSVIRGPSPFSVTFLVSTEVSLMVSCEGSFSSVSVTTGSFVLLAGRISFVISVRSTFRGPSPFAVPFLPSTEISLMVSCGGSFSSFSVTTGSFVLLPGRISFVISVRSVIRGPSPFSVTFLVSTEVSLMVSCEGSFSSVTITTGSFVLLPGRISFVISVRSVIRGSSPFSVAFLPSTDVIGMLSCEGSLSSFSVTKVSFVLLPGRISFVISVRSSFRGPSLFSVAFLPSTDVIIMLSCEGSLSSFSVTKVSFVLLPGRISFVISVRSSFRGPSPFSVGFLPSTDVIGMLSCEGSLSSFSVIKVSFVLLPGRISFVTSVRSTFRDPLPFSVKFLLSTNISFMVSCEGSFSSFSVTRTSFVLLPGRISTVFPVRSTL, encoded by the exons atggtttcctgtgagggtagcttttcttctgtctctgttACTACaggttcattcgttttattggcgggcagaatctcctttgttatctctgttcgttctgttatcagag gtccatcgccattttctgtaacattcttagtttccacagaagtctccttaatggtttcctgtgagggtagcttttcttctgcctctgttACTACaggttcattcgttttattgccgggcagaatctcctttgttatctctgttcgttctgttatcagaggtccatcgccattttctgtaacattcttagtctccacagaagtctccttaatggtttcctgtgaaggtagtttttcttctgtctctgttactacaacttcattcgtttcattggctggcagaatctcctttgttatctctgttcgttctgttatcagaggtccatcgccattttctgtaacattcttagtctccacagaagtctccttaatggtttcctgtgagg gtagtttttcttctgtctctgttACTACaggttcattcgttttattgccgggcagaatctcctttgttatctctgttcgttctgttatcagaggtccatcgccattttctgtaacattcttagtctccacagaagtctccttaatggtttcctgtgaaggtagtttttcttctgtctctgttACTACaggttcattcgttttattgccgggcagaatctcctttgttatctctgttcgttctgttatcagaggtccatcgccattttctgtaacattcttagtctccacagaagtctccttaatggtttcctgtgaaggtagtttttcttctgtctctaTTACTACaggttcattcgttttattggcgggcagaatctcctttgttatctctgttcgttctgttatcagaggtccatcgccattttctgtaacattcttagtctccacagaagtctccttaatggtttcctgtgagggtagcttttcttctgtctctgttACTACaggttcattcgttttattggcgggcagaatctcctttgttatctctgttcgttctgttatcagaggtccatcgccattttctgtaacattcttagtctccacagaagtctccttaatggtttcctgtgagggtagcttttcttctgtctctgttACTACaggttcattcgttttattggcgggcagaatctcctttgttatctctgttcgttctacattcagaggtccatcgccatttgcTGTTCCGTTCCTCCCCTCCACAGAaatctccttaatggtttcctgtggaggtagtttttcttctttctctgttactacaggttcattcgttttattgccgggcagaatctcctttgttatctctgttcgttctgttatcagaggtccatcgccattttctgtaacattcttagtctccacagaagtctccttaatggtttcctgtgaaggtagtttttcttctgtcACTATTACTACaggttcattcgttttattgccgggcagaatctcctttgttatctctgttcgttctgttatcagaggttcatcgccattttctgttgcgttcctcccctccacagatgtcatcggaatgctttcctgtgaag gtagtctttcttctttctctgttactaaagtttcattcgttttattgccgggcagaatctcctttgttatctctgttcgttcttctTTCAGAGGTCCATCGCTATTTTCTGTTGCGTTCCTCCCCTCCACAGATGTCATTataatgctttcctgtgaaggtagtctttcttctttctctgttactaaagtttcattcgttttattgccgggcagaatctcctttgttatctctgttcgttcttctttcagaggtccatcgccattttctgtagggttcctcccctccacagatgtcatcggaatgctttcctgtgaaggtagtctttcttctttctctgttattaaagtttcattcgttttattgcctggcagaatctcctttgttacctctgttcgttctactttcaGAGATCCATTGCCCTTTTCTGTAAAATTCTTACTCTCCACAAATATCTCCTtcatggtttcctgtgaaggtagtttttcttctttctctgtaacgagaacttcattcgttttattgccaggCAGAATCTCCACTGTTTTTCctgttcgttctactttatgA
- the LOC127007799 gene encoding uncharacterized protein LOC127007799 isoform X24: MVSCEGSFSSVSVTTGSFVLLAGRISFVISVRSVIRGPSPFSVTFLVSTEVSLMVSCEGSFSSVSVTTGSFVLLAGRISFVISVRSVIRGPSPFSVTFLVSTEVSLMVSCEGSFSSASVTTGSFVLLPGRISFVISVRSVIRGPSPFSVTFLVSTEVSLMVSCEGSFSSVSVTTTSFVSLAGRISFVISVRSVIRGPSPFSVTFLVSTEVSLMVSCEGSFSSASVTTTSFVSLPGRISFVISVRSVIRGPSPFSVTFLVSTEVSLMVSCEGSFSSVSITTGSFVLLAGRISFVISVRSVIRGPSPFSVTFLVSTEVSLMVSCEGSFSSVSVTTGSFVLLAGRISFVISVRSVIRGPSPFSVTFLVSTEVSLMVSCEGSFSSVSVTTGSFVLLAGRISFVISVRSTFRGPSPFAVPFLPSTEISLMVSCGGSFSSFSVTTGSFVLLPGRISFVISVRSVIRGPSPFSVTFLVSTEVSLMVSCEGSFSSVTITTGSFVLLPGRISFVISVRSVIRGSSPFSVAFLPSTDVIGMLSCEGSLSSFSVTKVSFVLLPGRISFVISVRSSFRGPSLFSVAFLPSTDVIIMLSCEGSLSSFSVTKVSFVLLPGRISFVISVRSSFRGPSPFSVGFLPSTDVIGMLSCEGSLSSFSVIKVSFVLLPGRISFVTSVRSTFRDPLPFSVKFLLSTNISFMVSCEGSFSSFSVTRTSFVLLPGRISTVFPVRSTL; encoded by the exons atggtttcctgtgagggtagcttttcttctgtctctgttACTACaggttcattcgttttattggcgggcagaatctcctttgttatctctgttcgttctgttatcagaggtccatcgccattttctgtaacattcttagtttccacagaagtctccttaatggtttcctgtgagggtagcttttcttctgtctctgttACTACaggttcattcgttttattggcgggcagaatctcctttgttatctctgttcgttctgttatcagag gtccatcgccattttctgtaacattcttagtttccacagaagtctccttaatggtttcctgtgagggtagcttttcttctgcctctgttACTACaggttcattcgttttattgccgggcagaatctcctttgttatctctgttcgttctgttatcagaggtccatcgccattttctgtaacattcttagtctccacagaagtctccttaatggtttcctgtgaaggtagtttttcttctgtctctgttactacaacttcattcgtttcattggctggcagaatctcctttgttatctctgttcgttctgttatcagaggtccatcgccattttctgtaacattcttagtctccacagaagtctccttaatggtttcctgtgagggtagcttttcttctgcctctgttactacaacttcattcgtttcattgccgggcagaatctcctttgttatctctgttcgttctgttatcagag gtccatcgccattttctgtaacattcttagtctccacagaagtctccttaatggtttcctgtgaaggtagtttttcttctgtctctaTTACTACaggttcattcgttttattggcgggcagaatctcctttgttatctctgttcgttctgttatcagaggtccatcgccattttctgtaacattcttagtctccacagaagtctccttaatggtttcctgtgagggtagcttttcttctgtctctgttACTACaggttcattcgttttattggcgggcagaatctcctttgttatctctgttcgttctgttatcagaggtccatcgccattttctgtaacattcttagtctccacagaagtctccttaatggtttcctgtgagggtagcttttcttctgtctctgttACTACaggttcattcgttttattggcgggcagaatctcctttgttatctctgttcgttctacattcagaggtccatcgccatttgcTGTTCCGTTCCTCCCCTCCACAGAaatctccttaatggtttcctgtggaggtagtttttcttctttctctgttactacaggttcattcgttttattgccgggcagaatctcctttgttatctctgttcgttctgttatcagaggtccatcgccattttctgtaacattcttagtctccacagaagtctccttaatggtttcctgtgaaggtagtttttcttctgtcACTATTACTACaggttcattcgttttattgccgggcagaatctcctttgttatctctgttcgttctgttatcagaggttcatcgccattttctgttgcgttcctcccctccacagatgtcatcggaatgctttcctgtgaag gtagtctttcttctttctctgttactaaagtttcattcgttttattgccgggcagaatctcctttgttatctctgttcgttcttctTTCAGAGGTCCATCGCTATTTTCTGTTGCGTTCCTCCCCTCCACAGATGTCATTataatgctttcctgtgaaggtagtctttcttctttctctgttactaaagtttcattcgttttattgccgggcagaatctcctttgttatctctgttcgttcttctttcagaggtccatcgccattttctgtagggttcctcccctccacagatgtcatcggaatgctttcctgtgaaggtagtctttcttctttctctgttattaaagtttcattcgttttattgcctggcagaatctcctttgttacctctgttcgttctactttcaGAGATCCATTGCCCTTTTCTGTAAAATTCTTACTCTCCACAAATATCTCCTtcatggtttcctgtgaaggtagtttttcttctttctctgtaacgagaacttcattcgttttattgccaggCAGAATCTCCACTGTTTTTCctgttcgttctactttatgA
- the LOC127007799 gene encoding uncharacterized protein LOC127007799 isoform X39, which yields MVSCEGSFSSVSVTTGSFVLLAGRISFVISVRSVIRGPSPFSVTFLVSTEVSLMVSCEGSFSSVSVTTGSFVLLAGRISFVISVRSVIRGPSPFSVTFLVSTEVSLMVSCEGSFSSASVTTGSFVLLPGRISFVISVRSVIRGPSPFSVTFLVSTEVSLMVSCEGSFSSVSVTTTSFVSLAGRISFVISVRSVIRGPSPFSVTFLVSTEVSLMVSCEGSFSSVSVTTGSFVLLPGRISFVISVRSVIRGPSPFSVTFLVSTEVSLMVSCEGSLSSFSVTKVSFVLLPGRISFVISVRSVIRGSSLFSVAFLPSTDVIGMLSCEGSLSSFSVTKVSFVLLPGRISFVISVRSSFRGPSLFSVAFLPSTDVIIMLSCEGSLSSFSVTKVSFVLLPGRISFVISVRSSFRGPSPFSVGFLPSTDVIGMLSCEGSLSSFSVIKVSFVLLPGRISFVTSVRSTFRDPLPFSVKFLLSTNISFMVSCEGSFSSFSVTRTSFVLLPGRISTVFPVRSTL from the exons atggtttcctgtgagggtagcttttcttctgtctctgttACTACaggttcattcgttttattggcgggcagaatctcctttgttatctctgttcgttctgttatcagaggtccatcgccattttctgtaacattcttagtttccacagaagtctccttaatggtttcctgtgagggtagcttttcttctgtctctgttACTACaggttcattcgttttattggcgggcagaatctcctttgttatctctgttcgttctgttatcagag gtccatcgccattttctgtaacattcttagtttccacagaagtctccttaatggtttcctgtgagggtagcttttcttctgcctctgttACTACaggttcattcgttttattgccgggcagaatctcctttgttatctctgttcgttctgttatcagaggtccatcgccattttctgtaacattcttagtctccacagaagtctccttaatggtttcctgtgaaggtagtttttcttctgtctctgttactacaacttcattcgtttcattggctggcagaatctcctttgttatctctgttcgttctgttatcagaggtccatcgccattttctgtaacattcttagtctccacagaagtctccttaatggtttcctgtgagg gtagtttttcttctgtctctgttACTACaggttcattcgttttattgccgggcagaatctcctttgttatctctgttcgttctgttatcagaggtccatcgccattttctgtaacattcttagtctccacagaagtctccttaatggtttcctgtgaag gtagtctttcttctttctctgttactaaagtttcattcgttttattgccgggcagaatctcctttgttatctctgttcgttctgtcaTCAGAGGTTCATCGCTATTTTCTGTTGCGTTCCTcccctccacagatgtcatcggaatgctttcctgtgaaggtagtctttcttctttctctgttactaaagtttcattcgttttattgccgggcagaatctcctttgttatctctgttcgttcttctTTCAGAGGTCCATCGCTATTTTCTGTTGCGTTCCTCCCCTCCACAGATGTCATTataatgctttcctgtgaaggtagtctttcttctttctctgttactaaagtttcattcgttttattgccgggcagaatctcctttgttatctctgttcgttcttctttcagaggtccatcgccattttctgtagggttcctcccctccacagatgtcatcggaatgctttcctgtgaaggtagtctttcttctttctctgttattaaagtttcattcgttttattgcctggcagaatctcctttgttacctctgttcgttctactttcaGAGATCCATTGCCCTTTTCTGTAAAATTCTTACTCTCCACAAATATCTCCTtcatggtttcctgtgaaggtagtttttcttctttctctgtaacgagaacttcattcgttttattgccaggCAGAATCTCCACTGTTTTTCctgttcgttctactttatgA